From Paenibacillus sp. GP183, one genomic window encodes:
- a CDS encoding GNAT family N-acetyltransferase, translating to MVIKRLSMKSNEEVLELLTMQLASYQVEADLIGFDGIPPLKDGIQSLKEAKETFIGCYMEAEGKEELTGAISFTRNGSVVEICRMIVDPKHFRKGIASSLLRHLMAEQRRKGVSRFIVSTGTANFPAVSLYKSFGFHERRVITIAPNITLTTFECSEENYNPEP from the coding sequence ATGGTAATCAAACGGCTCTCTATGAAGAGTAATGAAGAGGTTTTGGAGCTGCTGACCATGCAGCTTGCGTCTTACCAGGTGGAAGCCGACTTAATCGGCTTTGATGGGATACCGCCTCTGAAGGACGGAATTCAATCTCTGAAGGAAGCTAAGGAAACCTTCATAGGCTGTTATATGGAAGCAGAAGGAAAAGAAGAACTGACAGGAGCTATTTCTTTTACCCGAAATGGGAGTGTCGTTGAAATTTGCCGAATGATTGTTGACCCGAAGCATTTTCGCAAAGGCATTGCCAGCAGTCTGCTTCGCCATCTTATGGCCGAGCAACGCCGCAAGGGAGTCTCCCGGTTTATTGTATCGACGGGAACCGCAAATTTCCCTGCTGTAAGCTTGTATAAGAGCTTTGGATTTCACGAACGCAGAGTAATCACCATAGCGCCTAATATTACATTGACCACTTTTGAATGTTCAGAGGAAAACTACAATCCTGAGCCATAA
- the perR gene encoding peroxide-responsive transcriptional repressor PerR — protein sequence MALHLEQALEKLKMTGIRMTPQRHAILSFLLDSITHPTADDIYRSLESKFPNMSVATVYNNLKVFIEVGLVRELTYGDSSSRFDADMTDHYHAICEVCGRISDFEYPPLTKVEATAAAQTGYQVRGHRLEVNGTCPDCIGITKH from the coding sequence TTGGCATTACATTTGGAACAGGCTTTGGAAAAGCTGAAAATGACGGGTATACGGATGACTCCGCAAAGGCATGCAATCCTATCTTTTTTGCTGGATTCGATAACCCATCCAACGGCCGATGATATATACAGATCCTTGGAATCCAAGTTTCCGAATATGAGCGTAGCAACCGTTTATAATAATCTCAAGGTTTTTATAGAGGTCGGACTGGTTCGAGAGCTCACGTATGGCGACAGCTCCAGCCGATTTGATGCGGATATGACCGATCATTATCATGCGATTTGCGAGGTATGCGGCAGGATTTCCGATTTTGAGTATCCCCCGCTGACGAAAGTCGAAGCTACTGCGGCTGCGCAGACGGGTTACCAAGTGCGAGGACATCGGCTTGAGGTTAATGGGACTTGTCCGGATTGTATAGGAATTACAAAGCATTAG
- a CDS encoding glycosyl hydrolase family 18 protein, which translates to MVDGNANHPNKRLNPALRLFLIFLGLFLFVGGFAAVIFWKDFVPNKEHVDPDFRKLSKPVFYKGSFFPESAIGEKEGLKLPLSLVQEWLDPSILYEQSSDSVIITTKDKVLRFKTSQLSAFMNEKPYTLQFPVEKKDDIVYVPIEPLRQLYQFELRVSDQTGAVILVKKGDHLQWGRMAKEKEAALRSGASIRYPIVSQLVSGEKLMIWGEDAGWYKVQQSSGYIGYVSKADVVLDHEESIPEQVTPEPFIPWKPMGGKINLTWEQVSTKNPDTAKIPAMPSLNVISPTWFSLADGDGNLTNLADPVYMKWTQERGYQVWALFSNGFEPKRTTAALSTYDRRMKMTKQLIGFAQMYKLKGINIDFENVATSDKENLVQFVREMTPLLHEQGLVVSIDVTPKSNSEMWSLFYDRPALAQTVDYMMLMAYDEHWATSPDSGSVGSLPWVEKSITRLLDEDHIPPSKLVLSIPFYTRLWTEELKDGKTVVTSKALGMESAQTIIKDKKLTPVLNAETGQNYVEYKEGTKLMRIWLEDETSVQARMELVKKYDLAGVASWRRGFETTSIWNAISNSLQKRP; encoded by the coding sequence TTGGTTGACGGCAATGCTAACCATCCTAATAAACGTCTCAATCCAGCCCTGAGACTATTCCTTATTTTCCTCGGTTTATTTTTATTTGTCGGAGGTTTTGCTGCCGTTATTTTTTGGAAAGATTTCGTACCCAACAAAGAGCATGTCGACCCGGATTTTCGCAAGCTGTCCAAGCCTGTTTTTTATAAAGGAAGCTTTTTTCCGGAAAGCGCGATTGGAGAGAAAGAGGGTCTTAAGCTTCCGCTTTCATTGGTTCAAGAGTGGCTCGATCCGTCAATCCTTTACGAACAATCCAGCGATTCCGTGATTATCACGACGAAAGACAAGGTTCTGAGGTTCAAGACGAGCCAGCTGTCTGCATTCATGAATGAAAAACCATATACACTTCAATTTCCTGTCGAGAAAAAAGACGACATTGTCTATGTTCCAATAGAACCGTTACGCCAACTATATCAATTTGAACTGCGAGTCTCCGATCAAACAGGCGCTGTCATTTTGGTCAAGAAAGGTGATCATTTACAGTGGGGTCGAATGGCCAAAGAGAAAGAGGCAGCTCTGCGATCGGGTGCATCGATCCGCTATCCGATTGTATCGCAGCTGGTGTCTGGGGAAAAGCTGATGATCTGGGGAGAAGATGCAGGTTGGTATAAAGTTCAGCAGTCCAGCGGCTATATTGGATATGTATCCAAGGCTGATGTGGTGCTTGATCATGAGGAATCTATCCCCGAGCAGGTTACTCCGGAGCCTTTCATCCCTTGGAAGCCGATGGGCGGCAAAATCAACCTGACCTGGGAGCAGGTTTCAACCAAAAACCCGGACACGGCCAAAATACCCGCCATGCCTAGTTTAAATGTAATCAGTCCTACTTGGTTTTCCTTGGCGGACGGTGATGGCAATTTAACGAATCTCGCCGATCCCGTTTATATGAAATGGACGCAGGAGCGAGGTTATCAGGTATGGGCTTTATTCAGCAATGGCTTTGAGCCTAAACGAACAACAGCAGCTCTTTCCACCTATGACCGCAGGATGAAAATGACCAAGCAGCTGATCGGTTTTGCCCAAATGTATAAGCTTAAAGGAATCAATATTGATTTTGAAAATGTGGCGACCAGCGACAAGGAGAATCTTGTGCAATTTGTCAGGGAAATGACGCCTCTTTTGCATGAACAGGGACTTGTAGTGTCTATCGATGTAACTCCCAAATCCAATAGCGAAATGTGGTCGCTCTTTTACGATAGACCCGCGCTTGCTCAGACTGTTGATTATATGATGCTGATGGCATATGACGAGCATTGGGCTACGAGTCCGGATTCAGGCTCAGTCGGATCACTGCCATGGGTGGAAAAGTCAATTACCCGGTTGTTGGACGAGGATCATATTCCACCTTCTAAGCTTGTCCTGAGCATCCCATTTTATACGCGCCTCTGGACCGAAGAGTTGAAGGATGGCAAGACCGTAGTAACTTCCAAAGCTCTTGGGATGGAATCCGCCCAAACGATTATCAAGGACAAGAAATTGACGCCTGTGCTTAATGCCGAAACTGGGCAAAATTATGTGGAATATAAAGAAGGTACGAAGTTGATGAGAATATGGCTGGAGGACGAGACCTCGGTCCAAGCCCGCATGGAGCTAGTCAAGAAATATGATCTGGCAGGTGTGGCTTCCTGGAGAAGAGGCTTTGAAACGACAAGCATTTGGAATGCTATTTCGAATTCATTGCAAAAAAGGCCATAG
- a CDS encoding DUF2614 family zinc ribbon-containing protein gives MRLKSSKVNEFRLWGLLMTMGGMLLMIIGLAGIVFNWGTAGRIIAVVFMIIGMLGMLVSMGIYFWAGMLSTTATVIDCPECGRRTKILGKTDRCMFCKTMLTLDPELETGVERMEDHVQPEALHEVKQGHKLH, from the coding sequence TTGCGTTTAAAATCAAGCAAGGTCAATGAGTTTCGTCTGTGGGGACTGCTGATGACAATGGGCGGAATGCTGCTCATGATTATAGGTCTGGCCGGAATTGTGTTCAATTGGGGCACCGCGGGAAGGATTATTGCTGTTGTTTTTATGATCATTGGTATGCTGGGAATGCTGGTGAGCATGGGCATATATTTTTGGGCAGGCATGCTGTCCACCACGGCAACGGTCATCGATTGTCCCGAATGCGGACGTCGCACGAAAATTCTTGGGAAAACGGACCGATGTATGTTTTGCAAGACCATGCTGACCCTCGATCCCGAGCTGGAAACGGGCGTGGAACGCATGGAAGATCATGTTCAGCCTGAGGCTCTACATGAGGTTAAACAGGGACACAAGCTGCATTAG
- a CDS encoding nucleotidyltransferase-like protein, whose translation MDINKDQITFKFKDDPMIISVTVVHNPKQLPALTDGFDILLLIITRDPNLINHITNYIKDGVRIQERWVSPSALEEWIRNGDNRNLIHWLLKGEILLDQNTYLEGLRHKMLEFPDDLKEQKLLIEFSFFLRKYLQSKEHLLDEHLMDAYNNILEALHHWARIVIIEEGSHPDATVWSQIRNINPGVYKLYEELMTSKETLKQRVQLVLLACEFSVMSKMERCCKALMRILHEREMPWSANELQQHPQLAEIKRELPLLLNKLVKKSLIREVAIPIDDDFIEIELKYTSA comes from the coding sequence ATGGACATCAATAAAGACCAAATCACCTTCAAGTTCAAAGATGATCCTATGATTATCAGTGTGACAGTCGTCCATAACCCCAAGCAGCTTCCGGCCCTGACCGATGGGTTTGATATCTTGCTTCTTATTATCACAAGGGACCCAAACCTTATCAATCATATAACTAATTATATAAAAGACGGTGTGCGTATACAAGAAAGATGGGTGAGTCCGTCCGCTTTGGAGGAATGGATTCGTAACGGCGACAATCGCAACCTCATTCATTGGCTTTTAAAAGGGGAGATTCTTCTGGACCAGAATACTTATTTAGAGGGGCTTCGCCATAAGATGCTGGAATTCCCCGATGACCTGAAGGAGCAAAAGCTGTTGATTGAGTTTTCCTTTTTTCTGCGTAAGTACTTACAAAGTAAAGAGCATCTTCTTGATGAGCATCTGATGGATGCTTACAACAATATTTTAGAAGCGCTGCATCATTGGGCGCGAATTGTTATTATTGAAGAAGGCTCTCACCCGGACGCTACTGTCTGGAGTCAGATCCGGAACATCAATCCGGGAGTCTATAAGCTGTATGAAGAGCTGATGACAAGTAAAGAAACCTTGAAGCAGCGTGTGCAGCTTGTGCTTCTGGCTTGTGAATTCTCGGTTATGTCCAAAATGGAACGCTGCTGCAAGGCGCTGATGCGTATCTTGCATGAACGTGAAATGCCCTGGAGTGCGAATGAGCTTCAGCAGCATCCCCAGCTGGCGGAGATCAAGAGAGAATTGCCTTTGTTGCTCAATAAGCTGGTGAAGAAATCTCTGATCAGAGAAGTGGCTATTCCCATCGATGATGATTTCATAGAAATTGAGCTTAAATATACTTCAGCATAA